A stretch of the Cheilinus undulatus linkage group 11, ASM1832078v1, whole genome shotgun sequence genome encodes the following:
- the crebzf gene encoding CREB/ATF bZIP transcription factor isoform X1, producing MITRRRGRSVNTTEVQSLEVEVVNAVETDEDLFSPTEGFLAGDIDTAGIELDDLLGIEDLKWTLEKDAASPLFDIELADFGLCDVKDEDSQIGASPGSSPDRIPAEKKMKNRQNQSRNVINKNAIAARLNRLKKKEYVNSLEKKVGILSTENNGLKQENSQLTKRVEELEDETRYLRAVLANESMLAQLLSRLSGVNGMKLSSSLFQGRDSNDHDYALPRKRVKVEEKETSGGVCLHVDKNHVSVEFCTKCAESASTSIKIFF from the exons ATGATCACCAGAAGAAGAGGCCGTTCTGTGAACACCACAGAGGTGCAGTCTCTGGAGGTTGAAGTGGTCAACGCTGTGGAAACTGATGAAGATCTCTTCAGTCCGACCGAGGGTTTCCTGGCTGGCGACATCGACACCGCTGGAATAGAGCTGGATGATCTGCTTGGAATTGAAGACTTGAAATGGACTCTTGAAAAAGACGCTGCGTCTCCACTCTTCGATATTGAATTGGCTGATTTTGGTCTGTGCGATGTCAAGGATGAAGACTCCCAGATTGGAGCGTCACCGGGCTCCTCTCCTGACAGAATTCCAGCtgagaagaagatgaagaaccGGCAGAACCAGTCGAGGAATGTGATCAACAAAAACGCCATAGCTGCCAGGTTGAATCGTCTCAAGAAGAAAGAATACGTCAACAGCTTGGAGAAGAAAGTCGGGATCCTGTCGACAGAAAACAACGGGCTCAAACAGGAAAACAGCCAGCTGACCAAGAGGGTCGAGGAGCTGGAGGATGAGACCAGGTACCTGAGGGCTGTGCTGGCCAATGAGAGCATGTTAGCCCAGCTCTTGTCCAGGCTGAGCGGTGTGAATGGGATGAAATTATCTTCCTCGCTTTTCCAGGGGCGGGATTCAAACGACCATGACTACGCGTTACCCAGGAAGCGTGTGAAagtggaggagaaagagacaTCTGGTGGCGTTTGTCTGCATGTGGACAAGAACCACGTGTCGGTGGAGTTCTGCACCAAGTGTGCAGAGAGTGCAAGCACGTCGATCAAAAT TTTCTTCTAG
- the crebzf gene encoding CREB/ATF bZIP transcription factor isoform X2, with protein MITRRRGRSVNTTEVQSLEVEVVNAVETDEDLFSPTEGFLAGDIDTAGIELDDLLGIEDLKWTLEKDAASPLFDIELADFGLCDVKDEDSQIGASPGSSPDRIPAEKKMKNRQNQSRNVINKNAIAARLNRLKKKEYVNSLEKKVGILSTENNGLKQENSQLTKRVEELEDETRYLRAVLANESMLAQLLSRLSGVNGMKLSSSLFQGRDSNDHDYALPRKRVKVEEKETSGGVCLHVDKNHVSVEFCTKCAESASTSIKM; from the coding sequence ATGATCACCAGAAGAAGAGGCCGTTCTGTGAACACCACAGAGGTGCAGTCTCTGGAGGTTGAAGTGGTCAACGCTGTGGAAACTGATGAAGATCTCTTCAGTCCGACCGAGGGTTTCCTGGCTGGCGACATCGACACCGCTGGAATAGAGCTGGATGATCTGCTTGGAATTGAAGACTTGAAATGGACTCTTGAAAAAGACGCTGCGTCTCCACTCTTCGATATTGAATTGGCTGATTTTGGTCTGTGCGATGTCAAGGATGAAGACTCCCAGATTGGAGCGTCACCGGGCTCCTCTCCTGACAGAATTCCAGCtgagaagaagatgaagaaccGGCAGAACCAGTCGAGGAATGTGATCAACAAAAACGCCATAGCTGCCAGGTTGAATCGTCTCAAGAAGAAAGAATACGTCAACAGCTTGGAGAAGAAAGTCGGGATCCTGTCGACAGAAAACAACGGGCTCAAACAGGAAAACAGCCAGCTGACCAAGAGGGTCGAGGAGCTGGAGGATGAGACCAGGTACCTGAGGGCTGTGCTGGCCAATGAGAGCATGTTAGCCCAGCTCTTGTCCAGGCTGAGCGGTGTGAATGGGATGAAATTATCTTCCTCGCTTTTCCAGGGGCGGGATTCAAACGACCATGACTACGCGTTACCCAGGAAGCGTGTGAAagtggaggagaaagagacaTCTGGTGGCGTTTGTCTGCATGTGGACAAGAACCACGTGTCGGTGGAGTTCTGCACCAAGTGTGCAGAGAGTGCAAGCACGTCGATCAAAATGTAG